Proteins from a genomic interval of Lolium perenne isolate Kyuss_39 chromosome 1, Kyuss_2.0, whole genome shotgun sequence:
- the LOC127326363 gene encoding anthocyanidin 5,3-O-glucosyltransferase-like: protein MEPNPDPTVVLHACLGVGHLIPMVELAKLFVRRGIAVVIAIPTPPASAAGFFAASSSAVADIVAANPTISFHHLPPPDYPNPDPDPFLQMLDVLRLTVPLLLAFLRSLPSVAALVLDLFCIDSLDAAAQSGVPAYIYYTSSAGDLAAFLHLPHHFATTEGNFKDMGKALLRFPGVPPIPASDMPHTVLDRADRTCTARIGHYGRIPEARGVLVNTYEWLDARTVSALREGVCVPDRPTPPVYCIGPLIVKGAAAAAEGERHACLSWLDAQPERSVVFICFGSLGAVSAAQLKAIAHGLESSGHRFLWVVRTPPDDPAKFFMPRPPPDLDALLPEGFLERTRDRGMVLKMWAPQVEVLRHAASGVFMTHCGWNSVLEAVSAGVPMLCWPQYAEQRLNKVFVVEEMKAGLVMEGYDEELVTADEVEKKVRLVLESEEGSKLRQRLAMAKEKAAEALADSGSSQTAFIEFLQDLKLSK from the coding sequence ATGGAGCCCAATCCCGATCCAACCGTGGTGCTGCACGCCTGCTTGGGCGTGGGCCACCTGATCCCCATGGTGGAGCTCGCCAAGCTCTTCGTCCGCCGGGGCATCGCCGTCGTCATCGCCATCCCGACCCCGCCGGCCTCCGCAGCCGGTTTcttcgccgcctcctcctccgccgtcgcAGACATCGTCGCCGCCAACCCTACCATCTCCTTTCACCACCTCCCTCCCCCGGACTATCCCAACCCGGACCCCGACCCCTTCCTGCAGATGCTCGACGTGCTCCGCCTAACCGTGCCGCTCCTCCTCGCCTTCCTCCGCTCCCTCCCCTCCGTCGCCGCGCTCGTCCTCGACCTCTTCTGCATCGACTCCCTCGACGCCGCCGCCCAGAGCGGCGTCCCGGCGTACATCTACTACACATCCTCGGCCGGCGACCTCGCGGCCTTCCTCCACCTGCCCCACCACTTCGCCACCACGGAGGGGAACTTCAAGGACATGGGCAAGGCGCTCCTCCGCTTCCCCGGCGTCCCGCCGATCCCGGCGTCCGACATGCCGCACACCGTGCTGGACCGCGCGGACCGGACCTGTACCGCGCGGATCGGGCACTACGGGCGCATCCCTGAGGCGCGGGGCGTGCTGGTCAACACCTACGAGTGGCTGGATGCGAGGACCGTGAGCGCGCTCCGGGAGGGCGTGTGCGTCCCCGATCGCCCGACCCCGCCGGTGTACTGCATCGGGCCGCTGATCGTCAAAGGCGCCGCGGCCGCGGCGGAAGGCGAGCGGCACGCATGCCTGTCGTGGCTAGACGCGCAGCCGGAGCGGAGCGTCGTGTTCATCTGCTTCGGCAGCCTGGGCGCCGTGTCTGCGGCGCAGCTGAAGGCGATAGCCCATGGGCTGGAGAGCTCGGGCCACCGCTTCCTGTGGGTTGTGCGGACTCCGCCTGATGACCCGGCCAAGTTCTTCATGCCGCGTCCGCCGCCAGACCTGGACGCCCTCCTGCCTGAGGGGTTCTTGGAGAGGACGCGCGACAGGGGGATGGTGCTGAAGATGTGGGCGCCGCAGGTGGAGGTGCTGCGGCACGCCGCTTCCGGCGTGTTCATGACACATTGTGGGTGGAACTCCGTCCTGGAAGCGGTGTCGGCCGGGGTGCCGATGCTGTGCTGGCCGCAGTACGCGGAGCAGAGGCTGAACAAGGTGTTTGTGGTAGAGGAGATGAAGGCTGGATTGGTGATGGAGGGGTACGACGAAGAGCTTGTGACGGCCGATGAGGTGGAGAAGAAGGTGAGGCTGGTGCTGGAGTCGGAGGAAGGCTCGAAGCTCAGGCAGAGGCTTGCAATGGCCAAGGAGAAGGCCGCTGAAGCGCTGGCTGACAGCGGGTCATCCCAGACGGCGTTCATCGAGTTCTTGCAGGATCTGAAGCTCTCAAAGTGA